In one window of Dermochelys coriacea isolate rDerCor1 chromosome 3, rDerCor1.pri.v4, whole genome shotgun sequence DNA:
- the RBBP9 gene encoding serine hydrolase RBBP9 isoform X2 produces MQCMMLYCSSRDSHPVPCNSTQIPGFQCILRNMPDPITARERIWLPFMESELHCDEQTIIIGHSSGAAAAMRFAETHKVYAIILVSAYVSDLGDENERESGYFNRPWQWEKIKANCNRIVQFASTDDPFLPWSEQQAVANELNAELYKFTDRGHFQSSEFNELISVVQGILNMAA; encoded by the exons ATGCAGTGTATGATGCTTTATTGCTCCTCTAGGGACTCTCACCCGGTTCCCTGTAATTCCACTCAG ATACCTGGATTCCAGTGTATACTTCGAAATATGCCTGATCCAA TTACAGCTCGAGAAAGAATCTGGCTGCCTTTCATGGAATCAGAACTCCATTGCGATGAGCAGACTATCATTATTGGACACAgttctggtgctgctgctgccatgag GTTTGCAGAAACTCACAAGGTGTATGCAATTATTTTAGTGTCTGCTTACGTTTCCGACTTGGGAGATGAGAATGAAAGAGAGAGCG GATACTTTAACCGGCCTTGGCAATGGGAGAAGATCAAGGCTAACTGCAATCGGATTGTGCAGTTTGCTTCCACAGATGATCCTTTTCTTCCCTGGAGTGAGCAGCAGGCAGTGGCCAATGAGCTCAATGCAGAGCTTTACAAGTTCACAGACAGAGGCCATTTTCAGAGCAGTGAATTCAATGAGCTAATCAGTGTGGTCCAGGGAATACTCAACATGGCTGCTTAA
- the SEC23B gene encoding protein transport protein Sec23B, producing MATYLEFIQQNEERDGVRFSWNVWPSSRLEATRMVVPLACLLTPLKERLDLPPVQYEPVLCSRQTCKSVLNPLCQVDYRAKLWACNFCFQRNQFPPAYAGISEINQPAELMPQFSTIEYIVQRGSPTPLIFLYVVDTCLEEEDLQALKESLQMSLSLLPPDALVGLITFGRMVQVHELSCEGISKSYVFRGTKDLTAKQIQDMLGLTRPVVPVQQGRPLQPQEQPPISSRFLQPVHKIDMNLTDLLGELQRDPWPVTQGKRPLRSTGVALSIAVGLLEGTFPNTGARIMLFTGGPPTQGPGMVVGDELKTPIRSWHDIEKDNARYMKKATKHYEILANRTAANGHCIDIYACALDQTGLLEMKCCANLTGGHMVMGDSFNTSLFKQTFQRVFSKDFNGEFRMAFGATLEVKTSRELKISGAIGPCVSLNAKGPCVSENELGIGGTCQWKICSLDPSSTLAIYFEVVNQHNAPIPQGGRGAVQFVTQYQHSSTQRRIRVTTIARNWADAQSQLQHIEAAFDQEAAAVLMARLGVYRAESEEGPDVLRWLDRQLIRLCQKFGQYNKDDPNSFRLSDSFSLYPQFMFHLRRSPFLQVFNNSPDESSYYRHHFARQDLTQSLIMIQPILYSYSFSGPPEPVLLDSSSILADRILLMDTFFQIVIYLGETIAQWQKAGYQDMPEYENFKHLLQAPLDDAQEILQTRFPMPRYINTEHGGSQARFLLSKVNPSQTHNNLYAWGQESGSPILTDDVSLQVFMDHLKKLAVSSAS from the exons ATGGCGACATATCTGGAGTTCATTCAGCAAAATGAAGAGCGAGACGGGGTGCGTTTCAGCTGGAACGTGTGGCCTTCCAGCAGGTTGGAGGCTACAAGAATGGTCGTACCCTTGGCCTGTCTACTGACTCCCCTGAAAGAACGTCTAGACCTGCCGCCTGTACAATATGAACCAGTGCTTTGCAGCAGGCAGACTTGCAAATCAGTGCTCAACCCGCTTTG CCAGGTTGATTATCGTGCCAAGCTCTGGGCCTGTAACTTCTGTTTTCAGAGAAACCAG TTCCCTCCAGCGTATGCAGGCATATCTGAAATAAATCAGCCAGCAGAacttatgcctcagttttccacaaTCGAATACATAGTGCAG AGAGGTTCCCCAACCCCACTGATCTTCCTTTATGTTGTTGACACGTGTCTGGAAGAGGAAGACTTGCAAGCATTGAAGGAATCCCTGCAGATGTCCTTGAGTCTGCTGCCTCCAGATGCACTGGTGGGGCTGATCACATTTGGCAGAATGGTCCAGGTTCATGAACTGAGCTGTGAAGGAATCTCCAAGAGCTATGTTTTCAGAGGGACCAAGGACCTGACAGCTAAGCAAATACAG GATATGCTGGGTCTTACAAGGCCTGTGGTACCCGTTCAGCAGGGAAGACCTCTTCAGCCTCAGGAACAGCCACCTATTTCAAGCAG GTTCCTGCAGCCTGTACACAAGATTGACATGAACCTGACAGATCTTCTTGGGGAACTACAGAGGGACCCGTGGCCAGTGACTCAGGGAAAGCGACCCTTGCGATCAACTGGAGTAGCTTTGTCGATTGCTGTTGGTTTATTGGAG ggCACATTTCCAAACACAGGGGCCAGAATAATGTTGTTTACAGGTGGGCCACCAACACAAGGGCCCGGCATGGTGGTAGGAGACGAACTGAAAACCCCCATTCGTTCCTGGCATGACATAGAGAAGGACAATGCACGGTATATGAAAAAGGCCACAAAG CACTACGAGATTCTAGCTAATCGCACAGCAGCCAACGGCCACTGCATTGATATCTACGCCTGTGCTCTCGATCAGACTGGCCTTTTGGAGATGAAGTGTTGTGCAAACCTCACTGG GGGTCACATGGTGATGGGAGACTCTTTCAACACTTCTCTGTTCAAGCAGACGTTCCAGCGGGTGTTTAGCAAAGACTTCAATGGAGAATTCCGAATGGCATTTGGTGCTACGTTAGAAGTGAAG ACTTCTAGGGAGCTGAAAATCTCAGGGGCTATTGGACCATGCGTCTCACTAAACGCTAAAGGACCATGCGTCTCTGAAAAC gAACTTGGTATTGGAGGTACATGTCAGTGGAAAATCTGTAGCCTGGATCCCAGCTCAACGCTTGCCATATATTTTGAAGTGGTGAATCAG CACAATGCACCAATACCTCAGGGTGGCAGAGGCGCCGTGCAGTTTGTCACTCAGTATCAGCACTCCAGTACACAGAGACGCATTCGAGTAACCACCATTGCCAGAAA TTGGGCAGATGCACAGAGTCAGCTCCAACATATAGAAGCGGCGTTTGACCAGGAAGCAGCTGCAGTGCTAATGGCTCGTCTGGGGGTCTACAGAGCTGAGTCAGAGGAGGGACCTGATGTACTGCGATGGCTAGACAGGCAGCTAATCAGATTG TGTCAGAAGTTTGGACAATATAACAAGGATGATCCGAATTCCTTCAGACTGTCAGATTCATTTTCTCTGTATCCCCAG TTTATGTTCCACTTGCGACGATCTCCATTTCTTCAAGTGTTTAATAACAGCCCGGATGAATCTTCCTATTACCGTCATCACTTTGCCAGACAAGATCTGACCCAGTCCCTCATCATGATCCAGCCCATCCTTTATTCCTATTCTTTCTCTGGACCACCTGAG CCTGTACTTTTGGACAGCAGCAGCATTCTTGCTGACAGAATTCTGCTGATGGATACTTTCTTCCAGATTGTAATCTACCTTGGTGAG ACGATTGCACAGTGGCAGAAAGCTGGCTACCAAGACATGCCTGAATATGAAAACTTCAAGCATTTACTGCAAGCCCCATTGGACGATGCCCAGGAAATATTGCAGACTAGATTCCCAATGCCGCGTTATATTAACACTGAACATGGAGGCAGTCAG gcCCGCTTCCTCTTGTCTAAAGTGAATCCCTCTCAGACTCACAATAACCTTTATGCGTGGGGACAG GAATCAGGATCTCCCATCCTAACAGATGATGTTAGTCTCCAGGTGTTCATGGATCATCTGAAAAAGTTGGCAGTGTCAAGTGCATCATAA
- the RBBP9 gene encoding serine hydrolase RBBP9 isoform X1: MSQVRQKLPATKAVIVPGNGSGDIEQSNWYRWVRERLEEIPGFQCILRNMPDPITARERIWLPFMESELHCDEQTIIIGHSSGAAAAMRFAETHKVYAIILVSAYVSDLGDENERESGYFNRPWQWEKIKANCNRIVQFASTDDPFLPWSEQQAVANELNAELYKFTDRGHFQSSEFNELISVVQGILNMAA, translated from the exons ATGTCCCAGGTGCGGCAGAAGCTTCCTGCCACTAAAGCCGTTATCGTGCCTGGGAACGGGTCAGGCGATATCGAGCAATCCAACTGGTACAGATGGGTGCGGGAAAGACTAGAGGAG ATACCTGGATTCCAGTGTATACTTCGAAATATGCCTGATCCAA TTACAGCTCGAGAAAGAATCTGGCTGCCTTTCATGGAATCAGAACTCCATTGCGATGAGCAGACTATCATTATTGGACACAgttctggtgctgctgctgccatgag GTTTGCAGAAACTCACAAGGTGTATGCAATTATTTTAGTGTCTGCTTACGTTTCCGACTTGGGAGATGAGAATGAAAGAGAGAGCG GATACTTTAACCGGCCTTGGCAATGGGAGAAGATCAAGGCTAACTGCAATCGGATTGTGCAGTTTGCTTCCACAGATGATCCTTTTCTTCCCTGGAGTGAGCAGCAGGCAGTGGCCAATGAGCTCAATGCAGAGCTTTACAAGTTCACAGACAGAGGCCATTTTCAGAGCAGTGAATTCAATGAGCTAATCAGTGTGGTCCAGGGAATACTCAACATGGCTGCTTAA
- the SMIM26 gene encoding small integral membrane protein 26 gives MFSQQALRWKARFAALYAVGTWSLLGCVFYYYWRDRPEQLPPGEERTPPRETPADVFFTSTITYKQNAVHPTSGLHDYVKSIFATSDDPGPEE, from the exons ATGTTCTCGCAGCAGGCGTTGCGCTGGAAGGCGCGCTTCGCCGCCCTCTACGCCGTGGGCACCTGGAGCCTTCTAGGCTGCGTCTTCTACTACTACTGGCGCGACCGCCCGGAGCAGCTGCCGCCCG GTGAAGAAAGAACACCTCCAAGGGAGACACCAGCAGATGTCTTTTTCACATCAACAATAACATATAAACAGAATGCTGTACATCCTACAAGTGGACTGCATGATTATGTGAAATCCATCTTTGCAACCAGTGATGACCCTGGTCCAGAAGAGTAA